CGGCAGGTGATGAGATCGCCGGCCGAACCAGCGGCGAGCTTGGCGCCGAGAGCGGCGTCATACTCGGTCGGCGCCGACGGCGCGAACACCACCTTGATGCCGGGGTTCTTCGCCTCAAAGGCCGGGATCAGCTTGTCCTTCCAGATGGCGAGGTCGTCACCGCGCCAGCTTTCGATATTGAGCGTGACATCAGCGGCGGAAGCGGTCCCGGCCAAGCCGAGTACGCTGGAGCCCAAAAGTAATGCCGTAAGAAGTTTCGTCTTCATGCTCAGTCTCCCTGTTGACCTTTTTCAGGTTCGGTTTTGACGAGATGGGAGACTTTCGCCTCCCTGCTCTCCTCTGATGGCGGAAAGGGCCGGCCTCAACCTCTGGCCAGTCTTCTCCAGTATCTTCTCGGCAGCATCGACGCTGGTGGCGCCGGCAGCGAGCAGAATGGCGGTCTTGACGGCGCCGCCGCTCATTTCGAGCGACCGTTCGGCATCGCCGCGGTCGCGCCCGGTGACGGCGGCGACAATCCGGGCAGCGCGATCGCGCAGTTTGGCGTTGTCGGCGAGAAGATTGACCATATAGCCGTCATGGACATGGCCGAGATGGATGGCGGCCAGGGTCGACAGCATGTTGAGCGCGATTTTCTGGGCGGTGCCTGCACCCATGCGGGTGGAGCCGGCGATGACTTCCGGCGGCGTCTTCAAGAGGATCGCGACATCGGCGGCCTGCAGCAGCGGCGTCTCGCCATTGTTGGCCACGGCGATGGTTGCCGCGCCGCGACGCTTGGCTTCCAGCAATGCCCGTACGGCATAGGGGGTCGAGCCGCTGGCCGACAATGCTATCAAGCAATCGTTCTTGCCGATATTAGCACCTTCAACGGCTTCGGCCGCCTCGCCCTCGTCGTCCTCGGGGCCACCGGCGAGAGTCTGGAATGCTTCCTGCCCACCGGCAATCAGGATGGCGATGCGACTGCGGTCGATGCCGAACGTGCCCGGCAATTCGAGGGCGTCGGCCAGAGCCATCAGGCCGGAACTGCCGGCCGCGGCATAGACGAGCTTGCCACCCGCATTCAAACGATCGGCGATCAACGCAGCTGCGGAGGCAATGGCGGGGATGGCCTCACGGACAGCGGACGCAGCCTCGATCTGGGCTTCCGCAAGCGAAGCCAAAACAGCTTCCGGAGCCCGGACATCCAGGCCTTCCGCGTCGCGATGCTTCGCTTCGGTGCGCTTCTGCGCCATTCCAATTCCTCCACCTTTCTCGACAATACCAAAAAAATACCACTTGTCCACATGCATTAGCAATTTCGCAGCAATTTCCTTTCTGACCAAACTAAATCATCCTATTTTTCATACAGTTACCGCTTTTTGAATCGAACCACAAATTTGTTCTTGGCTATTGGTATTTTATTGGTATTATCAACCGAGAGGAGATTTCAGCGTGACTTTCGTGCTCGGCATCGATGGCGGCGGCACCAGCTGCAGGGCGGCGCTGGCAACGGCGGACGGCGCGATCCTGGGTCGCGCCAAGGCCGGTGCCGCGAACATCCGTAGTGATCTAACCGGCGCCCGCACCAACATCGTCGAAGCCGCCAGGCAAGCGTTTCTCGCGGCCGGCGAAGACCCCGATTTGATCCCGCAGACACCAGCCGTGCTCGGATTGGCCGGCGCCAATGTCGGCACCTACAAGCAGCAACTCGAGGCGATCCTGCCCTTCAGCCGTTCCAGCGTGGAGACGGATGCCGAGATCGCGCTGGAAGGCGCGGTCGGTTCCGGCGACGGCGCCATGGCGATCCTCGGCACCGGCACCGCCTATATGGTGCGCAAGAACGGCAAGTCGCGACCGATCGGTGGCTGGGGTTTTCAAGTGGGGGACCAGGGTAGCGGCGCACGCATCGGGCGCGACCTGCTCGAACAGACCCTGCTCGCCTATGACGGCGTCCGCGAGCCATCGCCGCTGACCGCCGAAATGATGGGCGTGTTCCGCAACAACCCGCAAGACGTGGTCGAGTTCACCACCAACGCCAAGCCCGGCGACTTTGGCGGCTTCGCTCCGAAGGTGTTCGACTATGCGGCCAAGGGAGACGCCGTCGCCACCTGGATCGTCGACAAAGCGGTCGCCGACGTGGAGGCCTCGCTCGGCGTACTCGGTCTGGAAGCTGGCGATCCTCTCTGCCTGCTCGGTGGCCTTGCTCCGCTCTATGCGCCGCGCCTTTCCGAGCGCCATCGCGCCTTGTTGAAGACGCCGCTCGACGATGCGCTGGGCGGCGCGGTGCGCATGGCGGTGCGCATGTTCGCCGCCCCGGTCGAGGCTGCGCGATGAGCGACGCCGGCGACGCCATCTTTGCTTCGCTGAAACAGGCTTCGCAAAGCGGTGCGCCACTTTACCTGCAGCTTCGCCGCAGCATCGAGGATGCCGTCAATCGTGGCGCGATCGGCCCGGGCGACGCACTGCCTTCGGAGCGCGACATCGCCTCCATGGCCGATATCTCTCGCGTTACCGTGCGCAAGGCAGTGCAGGATCTGGTCAAGGGCGGCATTCTCGTCCAACGTCATGGTTCCGGCACCTTCGTGGCGCCCCGCATGGAGCGCGTCGAGCAGTCGCTGTCGCGGCTCACCTCCTTCACCGAGGACATGGCGCGTCGCGGCAAGGCGGTGCGCTCGACCTGGCTCGATCGCGGGCTCTATGCGCCCTCGCCCGAAGAGATGATGGTGCTGGGACTGGCCGCCAGCGAGATGGTAGCGCGGGTGGCACGCCTGCGCATTGCCAACGATACGCCGCTGGCGATCGAGCGCGCCTCGCTTTCGGCCAGCGCCTTGCCCGATCCGACCGCGGTCGGCTCCTCGCTCTATGCGGCGCTGGAGGAACGGGGCAGCCGGCCGGTGCGCGCCGTGCAACGAATTTCCGCCGTCAATCTCAACGAGGCCGACGCGCGACTGCTCGAAGCGCCGACCGGCTCCGCCTCGTTGCGCATCGAGCGCATATCCTATCTCGCCAGTGGCAAGGTGATCGAATTCACCCGGTCGGTCTATCGCGGCGATGCCTATGACTTTGTCGCCGAGCTCAGGCTTGGCGTAACCAACGACGACACTGGAGTACGGCCATGACAACAACAAAAACCCATATGCGCCGCGAGGTCGAGGAGATTCCGGACGCTACCGCTCGCTTGCTCGACAAGTCCGGCAAGGTACTGAGCGAGGCCGGGCGCGGCATCCGCGAGCGCGACCCGAATTTCATCGTCACCGTGGCGCGCGGCTCGTCCGACCACGCCGCCACCTTCATGAAATACGCGGTCGAGCTGACCGCCGGCCTCGCAGTCGCCTCGGTCGGCCCGTCGGTCGCCTCG
The genomic region above belongs to Mesorhizobium terrae and contains:
- a CDS encoding N-acetylglucosamine kinase, with the translated sequence MTFVLGIDGGGTSCRAALATADGAILGRAKAGAANIRSDLTGARTNIVEAARQAFLAAGEDPDLIPQTPAVLGLAGANVGTYKQQLEAILPFSRSSVETDAEIALEGAVGSGDGAMAILGTGTAYMVRKNGKSRPIGGWGFQVGDQGSGARIGRDLLEQTLLAYDGVREPSPLTAEMMGVFRNNPQDVVEFTTNAKPGDFGGFAPKVFDYAAKGDAVATWIVDKAVADVEASLGVLGLEAGDPLCLLGGLAPLYAPRLSERHRALLKTPLDDALGGAVRMAVRMFAAPVEAAR
- a CDS encoding GntR family transcriptional regulator, giving the protein MSDAGDAIFASLKQASQSGAPLYLQLRRSIEDAVNRGAIGPGDALPSERDIASMADISRVTVRKAVQDLVKGGILVQRHGSGTFVAPRMERVEQSLSRLTSFTEDMARRGKAVRSTWLDRGLYAPSPEEMMVLGLAASEMVARVARLRIANDTPLAIERASLSASALPDPTAVGSSLYAALEERGSRPVRAVQRISAVNLNEADARLLEAPTGSASLRIERISYLASGKVIEFTRSVYRGDAYDFVAELRLGVTNDDTGVRP
- a CDS encoding N-acetylmuramic acid 6-phosphate etherase — its product is MAQKRTEAKHRDAEGLDVRAPEAVLASLAEAQIEAASAVREAIPAIASAAALIADRLNAGGKLVYAAAGSSGLMALADALELPGTFGIDRSRIAILIAGGQEAFQTLAGGPEDDEGEAAEAVEGANIGKNDCLIALSASGSTPYAVRALLEAKRRGAATIAVANNGETPLLQAADVAILLKTPPEVIAGSTRMGAGTAQKIALNMLSTLAAIHLGHVHDGYMVNLLADNAKLRDRAARIVAAVTGRDRGDAERSLEMSGGAVKTAILLAAGATSVDAAEKILEKTGQRLRPALSAIRGEQGGESLPSRQNRT